aataatagtagtcaAAATGAAACAATCACAATTGAACAAATACCAAATACACCACTACCAACATCCAATCATCCATCATTGGATCATTTAGTAGAATTTACAACGATGAGAGATTTAAAGTGTAAAGAAATTCTCACAACAGAGAGAACCTATGTAGATAATATGAAAATACTGGTAGAGGTATTCATTAAACCATTAAAAGAGGGTGAAGGTGGTATATCAAAGGAAATAGCTTCACAAATTTGTGGTAATATTCCTGATAtccttttaatttcaattgaactTTTAAATATGTTGGAAAGTAAATTAGCAAATTGGTCAAATTCTCAAACTATTGGTGatacttttaataaattggtaattaataattaatcaataataattaatcaataataataataataataataataataataataataataataataataataataataataataataataataataataatatttaataatgatattaattttttaattttaatttttaaaaagacaccatttttaaaaatgtatacAAATTATACAGTTGGATTTGATAGTGTTTTAACATTAGTAACTGATTTAGAAAAGAATTcaacattttcatcattcATTCAAAAGTGTACAGAAGATCCAAGAACTAGAAAATTAGATTTAAGATCATATTTAATTCAACCAGTTCAACGTATTACTCGTTATCATATGTTATTGGAAGAGGTATTAAAACATACTGATCAATCACATACTGATTATCCACCATTAACTGAGTCTTATAGACTTATGAAACAAGTTACAAGTGATGCAAATGAAGCAATTAAAAAGAGTGAAAATCGTCAAAAAGTTtatgaaattcaaaaaatgttTGTTACTGATCCTGGTGTAAGTAtccctttttttaaaaaaaaaaatagcaacaacaaatatttatttatttatttatttatttattaactgttttttttatttatagattaTAGCACCACATAGAGAATTTATATATGAGGGTACTTTAACAAAAGTTTGTAGAAAAGCATGTAAAAAGAGAGTTGTATTTTTGTTTTCAGATATTTTAGTTTATGGTTCATCAATTccaccaaaattattattacatgaAAAGATTGAATTGGATCATTGTCGTATCGAAGATATACCAGATGGAAATCTTGGTGGTTCATCATCTATCTCTTTAAATGGTAATCTAATTAATAATGCTTTCCAAATTTGTAGTAATAAGAAATCATTTGTAGTTTTTGCTGATTCTTCTGATGCAAAAATGCAATGGATGatagttttaattgaaactgtaagtaataataataataataataataataataataataataataataataataataataataataataataataataataataataataataataataataataataataataataataataataataataatacctcTCTCTTTTTGAAAGAGTGAATGTAAtttctaattatttttatttttttatttcttatttttctagattgataaatttaaagcgaaaagaaaaacaattaaaaaagagaaaatcgATCATGCTGAAGCTCCAGTATGGGTTCCTGATGAAACTGCTGATAATTGTTCAAGATGCAAAGAtgaattttcttttgttAATAGAAGAGTaaggtttttttaaaatttaaaatttaaaatattaaaattgtaaaaataataataaaataaaaaattatgtactaatcttttttataaaaaaaacaaaatttagcATCACTGTAGAAATTGTGGCGCATTAGTATGTGGTAAATGCTCTGACCAAAAATACAAACTTCCCTCTGCTGATTATAAAGCTGTAAGAGTGTGTAATAAATGTCATGAAACTTTAACAAAATCTGCTTTATCAAATCTTAAGgtttaggaaaaaaaaaaaaaaaaaaaaaaaagcaataaaaaaaaaacaaaaacaaaacaaaacaaataaaaaaaaaataataataattcgaATGTTAACTAGTTAATTAGTCAAAaggtttaaaataaaaataaaaataaaaataaaaaaataaaataaaaataaaatttttttattattaaaaattataaggagttggaatttaaattaataataatcaatgatttaattaataagataaattaatcaaattaataaatataaatttaaattcacatttatttaaaaaaataaatattttcaatcgAAAATGGACTAgtgataaatcaaaaaaaaaaaaaaaaaacttaacaaaacaaacaaataaaaaaattaaaataaattaaaaaattttaaaaaaaaaaaaaaatatcaaccCATTTTAGGAACTATTATAAATATGTATTTAatcattgataaaaaaattagtgtGGTGTTTTGTTTGATtagtaatttttaaaaaaaaataaaaaaataaaaaaaataaaaaataaaaacaataaaaaggTTATGATTACCTTTCTCATATATtcaccattaaaaaaaatatgatgttttttataattccattgtttaaaatacatttttattatcagattgaattatttattgtttacTATAATTGTCGTCActtcaagaaaaaaaaaaaaaaccttttaaatatatatatgtgtcttttaaaaaattaaaatataatatatatatatatatatatattattaattaaatattatttttattttttatttttatttaatttaatttaatttaatttttttttttttttttttaaaacttataattttgtttctttaaatttttaggaatagtattttttagtttttttaattatttgatatctttttgattgatttatcttttttatattttattaccccaaaaatttataaaagtttttaaattctaaaaagttatattaatttatttgtatttataaaatataaaaaaaaaaaaaaaaaaaaaatggtatgtgtttaatttttagttttttttaaccagtattaatattattataattcattttcaaaattattattattgttattattattattattattattattattattattattattattattattattattattattattattattattattattattattattattattattattattattattattattattattattattattattattattattatttatgcagaccttttttttttaaaaaaaaaaatttattgtaattgtgaaaaaaaaaaaaaaaaagtacacaaacttgtttttttaattttattgttaaatattttttttttaaaaaaataataaaagaaataaagataggtaattttgttttaacaaataataaaaaaaaaaaacaaaactatatttttcatttttataattaccatattttataaaaaaaaaaaaaaaaaaaaaaaaaaaaaaaaaaaaagaatacaaATCTTTGATCCTAAACATTTGAATATAAAATGTATTTAGATAGAAATAAAATGTATTTAGATAGAAATAATGTATCATCAATAATgctattttttataaaaaaaaaaaacaaattaaccCATTTACATAAAAATGtggttttgttttaattgtatttagaaaaaaaaaaaaaaaaagtgtgaaaataacaataagaatatttatatttttcattctttATTTGGATGTGGAgttttgtttatatttttttatattttattttattttattttattttgttttattttattttattttattttattttattttattttatattttgtttttttttttttttttttttttttcattatttgttaagaaaaaagataattataaataataaaaataaaaaattaacaaattataattactaTATAGGTAAAATTATCCCAACAAGATCTCGAAAATTTTGCCCTATTTGAATCAGTATTAAAACCAGTTAACGATCCTAAACAAAAACCAGAACAATATatatcatcaattgaaagTAGTGGTATGCCAAAAAAAGAAGTAgtaatgaataaatttaGATCCTCAACTACATATGAATACGTTATTGAAAATAGTGTaattattactttattttaattatttttattatttttataaaatattaatatcatatttgataatttaatttagcCACCACCAAAAATCtttgtaaataatgaaagtaaaaatgaaaacaacaataataatgataatagtaataataacaataaaaacaataataataattactctACCAATACAAAGCCAAGATCAAAATCATGTCCACCAGCTAAAGAATTACCATGTAACAACTGTAAAAGAATGAGtccaattgatttattgGAACCATGTGAAAGATGTGGAAATGGATGTTATTGTTCAGAAGAGTGTCAGTATTAAAATTGGATATCACATcgtaaaaattgtaaatcagTTTGTAAGGTTGTGAAAATGTCtagaaataatagtttttaatgattaaaataaaaagtaatatttgaaaagtctatttatttattaaaaaatctttgtggatcttaattttttattatttttgtcaagatattttttttttttttaacaaatttttttttctttttttataatactttgaaaaaaaaaaaaaaaaaaaaaaaaaaaaaaaaccattatgTCGTTAATGAACATCTGtgttatcaaaaaaaaaacattgtggtggaatttttttttttcagtaggaaggaatattaaaaatttattaatagaatGATTGTTTGtgacttttaaaaaaaaaataaaaaaaaaggtcaAAAAATAAACCTAAAAATAATCTACAGAtccattttgattatttttttaagttttttatttataatgaaaaaaagttttttctattttttcaaacaatTTTTTGTTGGCACTTTTGAGAATTTTGTGAGTCATATGTTGATCATTTTTtgtgtggaaaaaaaaaattatgtcGAAAAGTTGCGAcgttattttaattttatttatttttatttttttttttttttttcttttttttttttttagaatgcataaaataatttggtgGCCACCATAATGTCAGAGATTCTTCAGAGTCATAATTTGACCCTTGATTGCAAggaaaaattagaaaatgtAGTGTTgctaaaaaagaaagaaacttaactttttttttttatttttcttttgttaatttttataaaataacccatttttttttttttttatttaaagaaagtttttttttttttttttttttttttttttttcttttgttaatttttataaaataaaataatattaaaataaaaaaaaaataaataaaaaaaagatacaaactaaataattatgccctttttaaagaaaaaaaataataatttcgaAAACGATTATCTCAAAATGCCAATATTTagttcatttaaaaaatttgatttaaataataataataataaaaataataataataataataataataatattaataataatattaataataataataataataataataacaataataataataattgcaatatgaataatttaaataataataataataataataataataacaataataataataataataatattgaaaataataaaattaaaaattggaaaGTTTTTAGTgatcatttaattaatgagGGATTTTCAATGAGTTCAGTTGTCGATATAGAAAGTGGTGAAGTTTCATCaggattttcaattattggaTACCATGAATTacaagaaattttaaaattattatcaggAAAATTTACCATCAgcataaatttattatcaagacgttattttattgtaatgCAAAGTGAATTCTTTGTGTCAGGTCATGATTCAAATACCTCATCATTCTTAATACGTagaacaaataataaattaattattggcacatttgaatttggtaaattaACAATGGATAAAGCTCATCAAATCATAAATGACATTTATACTCAAATTACAAATTCAGACAAAGGAGAAAtagtttcaaatttatttatttaattataaaatttttttaaaaccatttcaaaatgtgaaaaaaaaaaaaaaaaaaaaaaaaaaataatatatttatattgtaAAGTagtcaaataaaataaaataaaaaaatacaactCGAATTGagttatatatatttaaccAATCAAAAACGTGTtcgtttaattttattgttttttttttttgttaatgatAATCCAATTctattttcctttttttttttttttttaaacaatcacCACCAATTTAAGTTTTATTGACTTGATTAGGAGAGCTTATTCCAATCAGAgatttctaaattattattgaactgttttttcttattattgCCAACTTGAGAGCTAGTTCCTTTTTTGCTTTTGAATACGATTCCGTTGaagttactattattgttattattattattattattattattgtagtTGTTTTGATTTGAGAAGTTGTGGTtcatattactattattattgttattgttattattaaaaccattatcattaaaattttggTGAGAATCATCCTCaaatcttctttttttaaggCTATTgtcattaaaattttgaatggtgttattattattattattattattattattgtggGTGTTGCTAAagttattcatattattgtTCCTGTATTGATTATTCATATTGTTGCTCTGACAGATATTGTTGTTCATATTCggattattattgttattcatattattgtt
This region of Dictyostelium discoideum AX4 chromosome 3 chromosome, whole genome shotgun sequence genomic DNA includes:
- the gxcV gene encoding FYVE-type zinc finger-containing protein (pleckstrin homology (PH) domain-containing protein) produces the protein MNIFRQINKEAIAGTAVNTLTYTNLSNNLNTGQFNNSSQNETITIEQIPNTPLPTSNHPSLDHLVEFTTMRDLKCKEILTTERTYVDNMKILVEVFIKPLKEGEGGISKEIASQICGNIPDILLISIELLNMLESKLANWSNSQTIGDTFNKLTPFLKMYTNYTVGFDSVLTLVTDLEKNSTFSSFIQKCTEDPRTRKLDLRSYLIQPVQRITRYHMLLEEVLKHTDQSHTDYPPLTESYRLMKQVTSDANEAIKKSENRQKVYEIQKMFVTDPGIIAPHREFIYEGTLTKVCRKACKKRVVFLFSDILVYGSSIPPKLLLHEKIELDHCRIEDIPDGNLGGSSSISLNGNLINNAFQICSNKKSFVVFADSSDAKMQWMIVLIETIDKFKAKRKTIKKEKIDHAEAPVWVPDETADNCSRCKDEFSFVNRRHHCRNCGALVCGKCSDQKYKLPSADYKAVRVCNKCHETLTKSALSNLKV